GCGTGCATGCAATGCAGGTGGCCCAGCATTGCTTGTTGCTGACCGGTCTGCACATTGCGTTTGACTTCACTCTAAGAAATTGTCATCataggatgacgacgatgatatCAGAAGCTTCTGTTCAACGATCGGACCCACCGGTCGTGTGGAACAGAGGAAGTATCCCGTTTTCCGTCCGTACCATGGGATGGGACAACTGCTATCGTCACGCTACTTGGACCAGTTGATCGCTCCAAAACTCCACAGATTTAATTTGGTTCAAAATTTTTATTTTAAACGACAAAAGTTCCTGCCTCAGTATCGGGGTTCCCTCCGTACGActagctgagagagagagaggggcacGCAAGTAGAAATGCATGCAGTGTGAGTACTACTGAACGCTTAAGCCGCATCACCCTCAAATAACTCAGGCCCACTAATGGGTAATGCCATACTGAAAACTTAAGGCAACTTAGCATTGACCAGAGGCATCTACCGTGCAACGTGTCAATgttatgctaacacatgtacatGACACAACGACTTTAAGCAAACACACAAGAATGTCATAGTTTCATATGATTCCAGAACAATAACAAACATCATTCGATATTTCGATCTGAAAGCTAACAGAATAGCGTACTTTTAATAAAACAACAATAAAATACAGCAACACCACTAAAACTCCACGCTAACGTCTCAGTCAGACCATTTTGAAGGTAGCATTACAAGTTCCATTGTTCACACAATCACGACTAGTCCCGAAACGAAAAGGTTCCACACTAGGGAAGCGCTTCCTAGTCTGCCTTGTGGTTCCCATTGCTGGTGGGTGATCTGGACCGCTCTCCGCGCCTTCTGTCATGGGGTGAACTGCCCCTGCGGTCTCTTGCGCGTGACCACTCCCTTCTGCGGTCCCTTGAACGGGACCGCTCCCTCCGGCGGTCCCTTGAGCGAGACCGCTCCCTCCGGTGTTCCCTTGAGCGAGACCGTTCCCTTCGATCCCTTGAATGTGACCGCTCCCTTCTGCGTTCCCTTGAGCGGGATCGCTCCCTTCTGCGAGCGCGGTAAGGTGATGGGCTCCTTTGAGATCCTCCTgcatttttaagaaaaaaatattaaagaTATAGCTGCAATAATGCAAAATACAAAAGGAACGATCGCAAACCAATGTTTTTCCTTACTAATGTTTTAAAGCACACATGTGGATCACAAGCCTATAAAAGATATATGCCACCAAATTGGCACATACTCACTGTCACACAAGTTTCCCATGGCTACGCTTGTGATTTTTCACTACTTCAAAAATGTGATTTGAATCAAGGAAAACAATGACCTAAACCATAGATGTATACTCAAAGCTTTGATAGTGTATGCCAGCTAAAAATATAGAACACCACCTAGACCAGATGTGTACTCAGAGCTTCGATAGTGTGGAATTATGCCAGCTAAAAATAGAGAACACCATAAAAGCTACAATTATAATCACAGGTTGTAGGAAACATAACACCTCATGGAGGTCGGTCATTAGAATATTTAGAGATCACTTGATAAAACAACAAACAAGCAAACAAATACCACATGAGTGACACAAAATGTTTAGAGACTGAGTTCATGTTTATGATTAATAAAACAGCATACCACATCTGACAACTGCAAACAAATGAAGTGTTATCCATTCAACTACAATGTATGCAAACTGAACAACACTTCCAGAAGCAAGACAAATGATGCTTAATACAGAAAGCATTGTGGTCATATCATGTGGAGGTGCAAAACTGGCCAACTTTGGTTCATACCTCTTTGACCGCAGTATTTTCCAGGAGTAGGGGTCCTTTCACGAGTTCTTTTAGCCTGAAATGAAGTCGTGAACAAATGTATTAGTTGGTACGCAATGAAACAAGCAATGAACTTCAAGTACGCCAAATAAAGGAGGAACccaattcaatcttaaattcgaACAGAGTAGTTAATAGAATTGATAAAGAAACTAAGCTTTGCCCTTTTGCTGAAAAAAAATAGAGTCATGGATCATTAAGCTTGTCAATTCTTGATCAAAATTCTTGTGATACAAGTAGATTAATAACTTTACGTTTCATGCCAGCTCAACCAAAGATGACTTTTGTGCACTCGTTCCGTGGTCGGTGTAGCCATGGTCCAAGGAAGCGCCAGCTTATGCCTCTTGTGATGTCCCTCAAATCAAGATACTGGTCGATGAAGTTCGCATCAGACTCGGTGGTTGGTGTCGTGACATGGCAGCAGCATGCACCATGTAAGCTTAGTCGAAGCAGACAAATCGTAGAGCCTGTTGGATCATGAGCGTGATGTTGACGATGGCGGTTGTGGtagaggtggcggtggcggtggtggtggcggtgatgcAACACACAACAAGACTCCACGATCGCTCTATGGCGACAGCCCTCGTGTTGATGTAGCACGTATGCATTGTCGGTGAGGGAGGTGTAGACGACAAGTGGTGATGAGCTCTGAGGGTGTGGTGATAAGCACCATCACGTCAGCTGCACATCCTTTGGAGACAACCATGGTTGAAGACTGCACAGCCTGGACCAACCAGGTTGACGTAGAGGCAGCCCAGCACCATGTTAAACTGGAAGGTCAGGAAGTCAGCACGAGACGAGAGTTAAGACCCCAGTTGAAGAGCCACAGAAGAGGTTTTCCCCATTCACCACACTAGgattgcatcagaacacatcacAAATGATTCTCTTTGAATTTAGTCTGGCCCATTTCACCTGAGTGGAATTTCCAGGCTTGGCTGTTCCAGAATATACTCTTCCATCACAGGGAAAGAGCATATTTGTAATCTTCTACCCATAACATACCTCAtctcaaggagtcaaggacacTTCACCAAAGTTTTAAACTGAACATAGCATAGCATCATTGAAGTTTTAATGTAATGGAATATGCTTTTTCCATGGTGCACAAGATTAATGTATTACTATGTTACTAAGACATCAGTGATTTTCAAGACTAAAGTGGGAGGGGGGAGGGAcagacacaacaacaacaacaacaacatatcctgtcagtcccaagcaagttgggggaGGGACAGACACAAGACAAAAAACCATGCTTGACAGTATAGTAGCTTTATATTTTTAACTGTACTACTGCTAGTATTAGACTACATGAAATTACTATATACAAAGATAACATGACAAAACTAGCACTATTCAACAAAAATGCAACAGAAAAATGCGTAATGTAATGAATCAGTACAGTTAGTATCTACCTTCTCTACAGTGACCAGGCGACCTTCAAGTACAGTGCGGTGCAGATACTTGATGCAGCGTCTTGCATCTTCAAGAGTATCCATAGTCACAAAGGCAAAGCCACGGGATTCTTTTGTCCTAGGATCAAGAACAACATGACAGTTTTTAACCTGCATTGAAAGATGGAACTGATTAATTGGATACCAGAAGGTTAGACAATCAGATAGAGGTAAATTTGAGACAATAATTTTCTCGAACAACGCAGGAGAACAgcatgtcatttcattaagaagagaaaTAATACGTAGGAGACAAGAGTCTACTACTAGTACAAGGAAGAGAGACTCCTGAACTCAACACTCACAGCATAATACACTAACCCAGCACTCGTATCTCTGTGCTTAGCTGAAGAAACATCTCCTTAAGAGCAAGGCTCCAGCCATGCACCAAAGATGACCCCAAGAGACCATCATAATAAGAATGCGTGAACTAATAATTTGAGACCATACCTTTCCTTCTTTACTAAAGAACTTCTGAAGATCTTCTTCAGTTACACGAGTAGACAATCCAGTCACATAAAGGTTATTCCCTGGATTTCTATCATCTGGGCTCCTGTGCATGATAAAGAACTGAACATCAGTACTGCCCCAGTCACATATTTGTGTAGAATTGCAAAACTGGAGCTAAAAACAAATCATTGCCTCATTGGAACCATTAATATTTGATAAACTATCAATTACAAGTGATATACTTGCCTGGACCGACTTCTATCCCTTGACCTTGATCTACCACGTCTCCTAGGAGGAGACCTTGAAGTGCTGCGTCTCTTTGGACTCCTTGGACGTGAGGACCGTGAAGCACTCTTTGGTGGAGGTGACCTTGAGGGGCTGCGTCTCTTTGGAGGAGGTGAGCTTGAAGTGCCATTTCTATCATCAGGAGGTGTAATAGACCGTGCAGTGTACCTAAAAGCAATATTTCAAAAACCAGAACACACCAGATTATAAGAATTTGGTCTGAGTGAGAGAACAAGAGAATTATTATAACAAGTCCACCATGCGGGGTACTAACCTCACTTCCCTGGCTTGTGACATCTAATAAGAAAACACAACAGAGTGTAGTGTCAGATAAACAGCCAATAAATTACAGACTGCAACATAAATACTAATCATAGGAAGAAAACAAACTTCACAATTAATCCTAAAACTTGAAATGTGAATAAACACATGTGACAACATTAGGGCTTATCCGTCTATGGAAATAGGGAAGGAAGCAAAATGGAATATTTTGCCTTTTAACTGGTATACACACTTAAGCAATGTGACATGAAAAGATACATTATTGTAACAAAAAGTAATAGAAATTGGCAGCTCAAAGACCAAAATGAGGCAAGATAGCAAAAAAAGTATGATAAGAATCCATCTTCAGCTCGTAATTATTCTACCTTAATAACCTGAAACAAAGCGTAGTTGTCCAATAGGTCTACACTTCTTGGTTCACCTTTCCAAATACTTATTTTTCATGTTTAGTTTTACCAGGCTATTCATATTATTATAGCAAAATCAGTGGGTCGTTCCATGAAACTTCAATCACATATGAGGAACTGCAGTGATGGCACGCATCATGAAGTTGACAAAATGTAACTGTGGAACACATAGCAGAAATACAAGCAGAACTAGTGTATATAGCAAATTCCATTCTAATTACTCACATACACCAAACCACAAATTATTAAATATACACCACACTGCTGAAGCATCCACTAActaataaaatgcaaaatgaaaCTAAAAAATAAATGATGATATGCCAGAACATACATGAATTGAATGATCCAGTGACCCCACCTCGAGTGTTAAACAAagcaaaacatgaaccaagtaaTGATCGAATTCTGGGAGAACCTAGCTTTTGAAGACTAAATCAACAAGTAAACATAGTGTTTTGTAGAATGTGGGTTTCTTTGGATTGTTGGGCATCTCCCCACTCCCCAGTAGGTTAGATTTTCAAACAGGAAATTTCCTAGCCTAGACCCATACATGACAGAAGA
This DNA window, taken from Miscanthus floridulus cultivar M001 chromosome 13, ASM1932011v1, whole genome shotgun sequence, encodes the following:
- the LOC136499277 gene encoding serine/arginine-rich splicing factor SR45a-like — encoded protein: MSQAREVRYTARSITPPDDRNGTSSSPPPKRRSPSRSPPPKSASRSSRPRSPKRRSTSRSPPRRRGRSRSRDRSRSRSPDDRNPGNNLYVTGLSTRVTEEDLQKFFSKEGKVKNCHVVLDPRTKESRGFAFVTMDTLEDARRCIKYLHRTVLEGRLVTVEKAKRTRERTPTPGKYCGQRGGSQRSPSPYRARRRERSRSRERRRERSHSRDRRERSRSREHRRERSRSRDRRRERSRSRDRRREWSRARDRRGSSPHDRRRGERSRSPTSNGNHKAD